The following DNA comes from Occultella kanbiaonis.
CAGCGCCGACGAGCAGGCCGACCAAGCCCACCACGAGCGGCAACCAGGAACCCTCCACAGCGCCAGACTAGGCCCAGCCATCGGGTGCTCCCGGCCACCTGCGGCCCGGTAGCCTGTTGTTCACCATGGATGCATGACCCGTTCATCCGGGCATGGGATTCTGAGGAGTACGTGTGCGTGGGTGCCGTCCCTGATCGGGGCACGGTGCGAACGGTGCGCCGGGCACGCGCGGAGCAGCCAAGGCGGACGACCGCCGTCGATGACCAGAGGGAGAACCACCGGTGCGAGCGATCTTCGAGCAGGAACTTGGCGCGGTCGGTGACGATCTGCTGCGGATGAGCCGACAGGTTCAGACGGCCGTCCAGGAGGCATCCGCCGCCCTCGCCTCGGCCGATCTCCAGGCGGCGGAACAGGTGATCATCGCGGACGACGCGATCGACCAGATCGAGCGCGAGCTCGACGACCGGTGCGTCAACCTCCTCGCCCGGCAGCAGCCGGTCGCGACGGACCTGCGGATCATCGTCTCGGGACTTCGGATGAGCGCGTCCATCGAGCGGATGGGAGACCTGGCCCGCCATGTCGCCCAGGTCACCCGGCTGCGCTACCCCGAGTCGGCGATCCCGGAGAACTCCCGCGAACTCTTCGCCCAGTTGGCCGATGCCGCCAACAAGGTGGCCGCGGACGTGGTGCAGCTGCTCGAGACCCGTGACCTCGAGCTGGCAGCCGCCATCGAACGGGACGACGACATCCTGGACCAGCTGCACCAGCAGACGTTCAACGAGACCCTCAGCCCAGACTGGACCGGAACGACCGCGCAGACCGTCGACGTGACGCTGCTGGCCCGGTTCTACGAGCGCTTCGGGGACCACGCCGTCGCCGTGGCACGCCGGATCTCCTACCTGGTCACCGGCGACCTCGAGGGCCTCGGCGACTACAACAGCTGACCTCGGCCAGACCCGCGAAGGCCGGGCCACCCTCGTCGGGTGGCCCGGCCTTCGTCTGCGGTCGGCGCGTCAGCGCGTCAGCGCGTCAGCGACCCTGGTTGGCGACGGCGGCGATCGCGTCCTTCGCGGCGTCCGGGTCGAGGTAGCGGCCGCCCGGAGTGATCGGCCGGAGGTCCTCGTCGAGCTCGTACACGAGCGGGATCCCGGTGGGCACGTTCAGGCCGGCGATGGTGTCGTCGTCG
Coding sequences within:
- the phoU gene encoding phosphate signaling complex protein PhoU, with the protein product MRAIFEQELGAVGDDLLRMSRQVQTAVQEASAALASADLQAAEQVIIADDAIDQIERELDDRCVNLLARQQPVATDLRIIVSGLRMSASIERMGDLARHVAQVTRLRYPESAIPENSRELFAQLADAANKVAADVVQLLETRDLELAAAIERDDDILDQLHQQTFNETLSPDWTGTTAQTVDVTLLARFYERFGDHAVAVARRISYLVTGDLEGLGDYNS